In a genomic window of Akkermansia massiliensis:
- a CDS encoding tyrosine-type recombinase/integrase: MKKEHTIDTTKSMASIYKKPNSPYWYAQYRVRTATGWKLVRLSTKIEHTPATVTREVKEAAEAVGKALNVLTKEQAMTKAQRLADALESTARANLPAYQLRRSISALSTELTGESIEMPSVKSWLDDHMKRIIRNGLKPASIANYKQAFDKFRASMGERINLPLDRITPLMLDDFKNHLLSRVSPSTANIALTLVSAAFQAAVDYKIIETNPFTAIAKPHKGKVIKRRKFELEELEKVMAACNLEWRSMVKTCLYTGGQRLGDVATLRWSQVDGKRGVIRMTTQKKGKPLMIPIFPALKKHLQQRRKEAPGEFLHPECADIFESKGSGRLSNIFGRILYQCGLITKDPLAAGKKYKKQEGNGTETRRHVNDLSFHSLRYTATTMLHDAGVPPALVQAIVGHDSREVHEGYIDFGAKEFTQALEKLPDL; the protein is encoded by the coding sequence TTGATACCACTAAATCCATGGCATCCATCTATAAAAAGCCGAACAGTCCGTACTGGTACGCACAATACCGTGTACGAACCGCCACAGGCTGGAAGCTGGTCAGGCTGTCAACCAAGATCGAACATACCCCTGCCACAGTAACAAGGGAAGTAAAAGAGGCCGCGGAGGCCGTAGGAAAGGCGCTGAACGTACTGACAAAGGAACAGGCTATGACTAAGGCGCAACGCTTGGCAGACGCCCTTGAATCAACTGCACGGGCAAACCTGCCAGCCTATCAACTGCGGCGATCCATCTCTGCCTTGTCTACGGAGTTAACCGGAGAGTCTATTGAGATGCCCTCTGTTAAATCCTGGCTTGATGATCACATGAAGCGCATTATACGCAATGGGCTCAAACCCGCATCCATAGCCAACTACAAACAAGCCTTTGACAAGTTCCGCGCCTCCATGGGGGAACGTATCAATCTACCCCTGGACCGCATCACTCCCTTAATGCTGGATGATTTCAAAAATCATCTCCTGTCCCGCGTCTCTCCGTCTACCGCCAATATTGCCCTTACTCTGGTTTCCGCGGCATTCCAGGCAGCAGTTGACTACAAGATCATCGAGACAAACCCCTTCACGGCGATTGCCAAGCCGCACAAGGGGAAGGTCATCAAACGCCGGAAATTTGAACTAGAAGAGCTTGAAAAGGTAATGGCCGCGTGCAATCTGGAATGGCGCTCCATGGTGAAAACGTGCCTCTACACGGGGGGTCAAAGATTGGGAGACGTGGCAACGCTCCGATGGTCCCAGGTTGACGGAAAACGCGGCGTTATCCGGATGACAACGCAAAAAAAGGGAAAGCCCCTGATGATTCCGATTTTCCCGGCACTGAAAAAGCATCTGCAGCAGCGGAGGAAAGAAGCCCCAGGGGAATTCCTGCATCCGGAATGCGCGGACATTTTTGAAAGCAAGGGCTCTGGCCGTCTGTCAAATATCTTTGGACGCATCCTGTATCAGTGCGGCCTTATCACCAAAGACCCTTTAGCCGCGGGGAAGAAATATAAAAAGCAGGAAGGGAACGGCACGGAAACCCGGCGCCACGTCAATGATCTGTCCTTTCACAGCCTCCGCTATACGGCAACAACCATGTTACATGATGCCGGTGTTCCCCCTGCCCTTGTGCAAGCTATTGTGGGGCACGACTCCCGGGAAGTCCATGAGGGGTATATCGACTTTGGAGCTAAGGAGTTTACACAGGCCCTTGAAAAGCTTCCGGACCTGTGA